The Salvelinus fontinalis isolate EN_2023a chromosome 24, ASM2944872v1, whole genome shotgun sequence genome has a segment encoding these proteins:
- the slitrk3a gene encoding SLIT and NTRK-like protein 3: protein MLWVTLLSTIALGWTTPIPLLEDSEEIDEPCFEPCYCEVKEGVFHVHCDSKGFTNVSQISQIWTRPFKLNLQRNSMRKLYFNSFIHLNNAVSINLGNNALQDIHAGAFNGLGILKRLFLHENKLEVFRNDTFLGLESLEYLQADYNVIKRIESGAFRHLHKLRVLILNDNLIPVLPSYLFRSVSLTHLDLRGNRLKTLPYKGTLEYVGRSLMEIQLEENPWICECDIVQLKTWLERVPYTALVGEITCEYPFHLHGKDLREIKRSELCPLLSDAEIEAKLGIPRSPFNNENTWPTKPSSMLSSFHNTASSVEYKERHVKPTKRPRPTKNPPTPRSLYPGLNQPPIAGYQTRPPIPIVCPSGCICNLHINDLGLTVNCKEKGFHNISELLPRPLNAKKLYLSGNLIQKIYRSDFWNFSSLDLLHLGNNRISYVQEGAFINLPNLKSLYLNGNDIERLTPGMFRGLQTLSYLYFEYNVIREIQPASFSLMPSLQLVFLNNNLLRTLPTDAFAGTSLARLNLRNNYFLSLPVRGVLEHLHSIVQVDLHQNPWDCSCDIIPLKTWMEKLSSVIMVSDVICKTPDFAFGKDLRSLDAEVICPELKYSSGPSPALLPSDDMITGSSGLEEAVGRGPVPLSVLILSLLVLFISAVFVAAGLFAFVLRKRKKLPFRKRSEVDLTGIQMQCRIFEDPPRQTSSGSIGSPEKPTSGHTHTHTHGHVGHTHTHGHVYDYIPHPVTQMCNNPIYKPREGEVGEGEGGQFAETKENNSNYRTLLEKEREWTLAMSNSQLNTIVTVNHNTGDISSFHENSGLCPTVIDSQRPTPTVGFVDCLYGTVPKLKDMHVAHAHPPGMQYPDLQQDARLKDTLLFTAGKGCYPDSSQSDYLELRAKLQTKPDYLEVLEKSYRF, encoded by the coding sequence ATGCTGTGGGTTACCTTGCTGAGCACCATAGCCCTAGGATGGACCACCCCGATCCCACTGCTGGAGGACTCGGAGGAGATCGACGAGCCCTGCTTCGAGCCCTGCTACTGCGAAGTCAAAGAGGGCGTATTTCACGTCCACTGCGACAGCAAAGGATTTACGAACGTCAGTCAGATCTCCCAGATATGGACACGGCCCTTCAAACTCAACCTACAGAGGAATTCCATGAGGAAGCTGTACTTCAACAGTTTTATTCACCTCAACAATGCTGTGTCCATTAATCTGGGGAATAATGCGCTACAGGACATCCACGCCGGAGCATTTAACGGATTGGGAATTCTGAAACGGCTATTCCTCCATGAGAACAAACTAGAGGTTTTCCGGAATGACACCTTCCTGGGTCTGGAAAGCTTGGAATACCTGCAGGCAGACTATAATGTCATCAAGAGGATAGAGAGCGGAGCCTTCAGGCACCTCCACAAACTCAGAGTGCTCATCCTAAATGACAATCTGATACCAGTCCTGCCCAGCTACCTATTCAGGTCGGTGTCACTAACACACCTAGACCTGAGGGGAAACCGGTTAAAGACATTACCATATAAGGGCACGTTGGAATATGTGGGGCGGAGCCTGATGGAGATTCAGCTAGAGGAGAATCCATGGATCTGTGAGTGTGACATAGTTCAGCTAAAAACATGGTTGGAACGCGTTCCCTACACAGCGCTGGTCGGAGAGATCACCTGCGAGTACCCCTTCCACTTGCACGGGAAAGATTTACGTGAGATCAAACGCAGTGAGCTCTGTCCGTTACTTTCAGACGCAGAAATCGAGGCCAAACTGGGAATCCCCCGGTCTCCGTTCAACAACGAGAACACGTGGCCAACGAAACCGTCCTCCATGCTGTCTTCGTTCCACAACACAGCATCATCTGTGGAGTACAAAGAGAGACATGTCAAACCCACCAAACGGCCCAGGCCCACCAAAAACCCTCCCACCCCACGTAGTCTCTACCCCGGCCTGAACCAGCCCCCCATAGCTGGCTACCAGACCCGCCCCCCCATCCCTATCGTCTGCCCCTCTGGATGTATCTGCAACCTCCATATCAACGACCTGGGGCTAACGGTcaactgtaaagagaagggcttTCATAATATCTCAGAGCTCCTGCCCAGGCCTCTCAATGCCAAGAAACTTTACCTGAGCGGAAATCTGATACAGAAAATCTACCGGTCTGATTTCTGGAACTTTTCCAGCTTGGATTTACTACACTTGGGGAATAACCGGATATCGTATGTCCAGGAAGGGGCATTTATCAACCTTCCCAACCTGAAGAGTTTATATCTGAATGGGAACGACATTGAGAGGCTGACTCCCGGAATGTTCCGGGGCTTACAGACGTTGAGTTATCTTTATTTTGAGTATAACGTTATTCGTGAGATCCAGCCGGCATCCTTCTCTCTCATGCCCAGCCTTCAGCTTGTTTTCCTCAACAACAACCTCCTCCGCACCCTCCCGACCGACGCCTTCGCAGGCACCAGCCTGGCGCGACTCAACCTCCGCAATAACTACTTCCTGTCCCTGCCCGTGCGTGGCGTTCTAGAACACCTGCATTCCATCGTCCAGGTGGACCTTCATCAGAACCCCTGGGACTGCTCCTGTGACATCATCCCCCTCAAAACCTggatggagaagctgtcctcTGTAATCATGGTTAGTGATGTCATCTGTAAGACTCCTGATTTTGCCTTTGGGAAGGATCTGAGGTCGCTGGATGCTGAAGTCATCTGTCCAGAGCTGAAGTACTCATCCGGACCTTCCCCAGCTCTCCTCCCCTCTGATGATATGATCACTGGTAGCTCTGGTCTGGAGGAGGCTGTGGGGAGGGGGCCAGTGCCTCTATCAGTCCTCATCCTCAGTCTTCTTGTTCTGTTCATCTCAGCGGTTTTCGTGGCGGCGGGCCTCTTCGCCTTCGTCCTGCGGAAACGGAAGAAGCTGCCCTTCCGGAAACGCTCTGAGGTGGATCTGACGGGAATCCAAATGCAGTGCAGGATATTTGAGGATCCGCCGAGACAGACCAGCAGTGGAAGCATAGGCTCACCTGAAAAGCCAACCagcggacacacacatacacacacacatggtcacgttggccacacacacactcacggtcACGTCTATGATTACATTCCTCACCCTGTGACGCAGATGTGCAACAACCCCATTTACAAGCCccgggagggagaggtaggggagggtgagGGGGGGCAGTTTGCAGAAACAAAAGAGAACAACAGTAATTACCGAACCCTcttagagaaggagagggaatggACCCTAGCAATGTCTAACTCACAGCTCAACACTATTGTCACGGTAAACCACAATACAGGGGATATATCGAGTTTTCACGAGAACAGTGGGCTGTGTCCCACCGTGATTGACAGCCAGAGACCCACGCCAACTGTCGGCTTCGTAGACTGTCTGTATGGAACGGTGCCGAAGCTAAAGGACATGCACGTTGCACATGCACACCCGCCTGGTATGCAATACCCGGACTTACAACAGGACGCACGTCTCAAGGATACGTTGCTGTTCACAGCAGGGAAAGGCTGCTACCCTGACTCCTCCCAAAGCGATTACCTCGAGTTAAGGGCCAAACTCCAAACCAAGCCGGATTACCTCGAAGTACTGGAGAAATCATATCGGTTTTAA